The Natranaerovirga pectinivora DNA segment CATTTGCATGGTGTGAAGCGTTATAACTTACTTTATTTTCTCCTTCACCAATTCTTATTCTATAAATATTTCTATAATCTACACTAGTCCCTATAATATCTACTTGAATAAATGGATATAGTGTTTTTAGAGATTCAATATTTTCTTCAAGTATTTCATAAGTATAATTAATATCTGTTGGTACAATACTATTTGTATTTGGAACTATTATATTTTCATTTTCTGTTAGCAAAAATGGATTCACTTTTGGATTAGAAATAATGATATCATGAGCAGTGATGCCATTTTTATTAGCATACTCATATAGAACATTTTGTGAATTAACCTTAAAGATGTCATACCCTTTCATCAGCCATTCTAATTTAGAAAAGGTTGTTTCATCAAACTCAGCTGTTACATTTATTTTATTATTTTGTTGAAATACTTCAACTGCTTTTTGTGTTTTAGGACCTATAATGCCATCAATTAAGCCATCATAATACTTTTGTTTTTTTAGACAGGATTGAATAAATTGAATTCTTGAATGGGATAATTTCATATTATTTACCTTTATACCTTTTTATTATTATCTTATAAGTTTCCTCTTAAAATAATACCTATTTACTAGGATTTAATCGTTATTTAAATTTTCTTTTTGAAAAATAATAAGTATTTAAAAAAAGTAAAATTATAACATAATAATATTTATAAAAAAAGACAAACTAGTATTAGATACTATAAAGGAGGTCTATAAATGAAAACTTTAGATTATATTGCGTTAATATTGGTTTTAATAGGTGCAATAAATTGGGGCCTAGTAGGTTTCTTTAACTTTGACCTTGTAGCTGCCTTATTCGGTGGTGTAAACACTGCTTTTAGTAGAGTAATCTACGCAATTATTGGTATAGCAGGTCTATATGCTATAAGCTTCTTTGGTAGATTGAGAAGTGAAGAATAGTATCTAATTTTCCTATCAAAAAAACCTATTCACAAGGAATAGGTTTTTTGTTTTTATGCGACTAAATATTCTTTCAAATATTCCGGTAAGGATTTTAACTCACAACTGATTGAAATAATAAAGTGAACATTATATCTATCAGATACTTTTTTCAACTTATCTATAAGCGATGAAACACTATCAATATCGATTTTAGCTAGTTTTAATAATTCATCGAAGTAAATTTCATGGATATCGTGATCTTCTGACAATATACCACACACAAAACCATAAAATTCATTAGCGTTCATTAATGGGAACTCTCCCGTATTTATAAGCCTAACCTTATGATTAATCTCATAACTGTACTTTTTACATTTATCAATAAAAACAATATTCCCTTTAGAAGTTTTTACTGATTTGTTAGCCATACTAATAAGTTGCCTTGTTTTACCTTCCCCCGTATCACCAGCTACAATGCTTATCATAGTAATCTCCTCCTTAAAATTTAAAATTAAATTTATAAGTGAATTTTTCAATGGCATTTGTCATTGAAAAACATCATTAATCTTGTTGAAAGTTGTGGAATAAGTTACATATATCTTAAGTTTTTAACCTTAGAAACTTATTTACTACTTCAAGCTAGTATAATACCTGTATTAATGTCAGTTTAGGAGATATTCCAGTATCTAAGAAATGGGTGAATTAAGAAAATAAAATGGTACAACATTTGAGTGATTCACTAAACTAGGATATTGTTAAATAAAAATCATAACCGATATTCTAAGTGAGTAAGGGAATTTATTACCAAATAAAAAATTGATGTATATATTTCATTATATTATTAATATATAACTTTTACAATCAAATATTGATTATTTTGTTAAATATATTATCTTAGTTTAATAAGTTCAATAGAATTTAGTATCTTAGACATGTCTTCATACAATAATTCTCTTGTTTGTGACCCAATTATCAAAGATATATAGGGCGTATTATTAATATAACTTAAAAGCACTAGATTGTATCCAGAAGCTGTTATAAATCCTGTTTTTCCACCCCATATTATAGTTTGATTATTCACTTGGTGAATACTATGTAAATACATATTTGTATTCATCCAAGTTTTTTTAACTTCTTTACCATCTATAGTATGATATGTTGCATTATAATATGGTAATCCTATAATTTCTTTGAACTTTTCATTTTTTAACCCTTCATTAAATAATAAATACAAATCATATGCTGTTGAATATTGATTTTCGTCATACAATCCATGTGGGTTCACAAAATTAGAGTCAAGTGCACCTAATTCTTTTGCTTTTTCATTCATAAGGACAGCAAAATCTTCTACACTACCAGCTATATGTTTCGCAATGGCAATAGCAGAATCATTACCTGAATCTATCAAAATGGAATGTAATAATTGTTCTAATGTAAGAATATCCCCTTTACTTATACCAGATCTTTTAGCATTAAATACCAAATCATTAAAGTTATGTGTGATTACTACTTCCTCATCTAAATTCCCATAATCTAATAGTACCAGCGCTGTCATGATTTTGGTTATACTAGCAGGATATATTTTTTCAAATATATTGTTAGCATAGAGTAAATTCTGTTCATAAGAATCAATCAACAAACTTGCAGTGGTATTAATATTTATAGATACTGAATTTTTAAAGTTTGAAGAAACTGTAAATATGTCTTGTGAAACAGGTTTTAACTGTTCGAAATCTGATAAATCTATCTTAGTATCCACTGTATCTAAAATAGGATATGGAAAGCTTTGTACAATAGTATTACCTCTTCTACAACCGCTTGTTACTAAAATTAAGAAAATAAATACTATGAAAATTCTTTTCATTAAAATACTCCTTATTTTGCTTTTTATCTAGCCCATTATTGAAATTGACTTGTTTTTGAAAGGATACCCCACCTTTCTTTTAGACTTTTATTATAATTATATTATACCCAAATAAAAATCAATTTAAAATAAATTACCAATAATTTTTATATTTCTTAAGTGAAGTCCCCTTGTTCTTTGCTCATCAACCTTTTGGGAATAAAAATGCTGTACTTTATAGGATATAGAATTTTCAACGATCTTGTTTCTCTTACAAAGTAAGTGGCATAGGCTTCATTAATATAAAAAGCTAGGAGTTTCTTCCTAGCTTGCATTTAGATTCCAAATAGGTATTTTATTGTGGCGTCAATTGTATTGAATCCAAACCATACAGATAGCATTATAATAATAGTAATTATTATATAAAAGATTAATTTAAAATCCCCTAATGTTGTTTGAATAACTCTCGGAATAGAATGGTCTTTTAATAAGTATACAAAAAAGGATATAACACTTAAAAACAATAAAGTTATCAAGAAAGCATTTATTGGACTTACCCCAATATACATTCTATCATTATTATTTACAATTCTCATATATTCAAATACTTGTCTGGAATAAAAACTTAATAAGAGATTTCCCAATGCTATAGTACATATACTTTTAATAGCTTTATAAGAATACCCATCCTTATTTTTCTGATACATCTTATAGTATTCATTGAAAACTAAAAGGATTATTGCCAGATACAAAAACACTGTTAGAAAGGCAAAGGATCCATATAACTCACTACCAATTCTTAATCCTATAATATGCATTCTTAATTCTTCAATGGCTATTCCAGAACCAAAGAAAAACAAAAACACATATACCAAAATATTAGGCAATAAAACAATTAGCCCTAATATAAATGTCAAATTAATAAAATCTTTTAAATAAAAAACACTATATGAAATAACAATAAAAACAAATATTGAGGATACAATAACAATAGGTTTTATTATTTTTAGTATGTATGTATCTAGAACTGCTTTGCCATCTTTATCTATAAGTAATGAAGTTAGATAACTTAAAAGTGTTAGGAGTATTAATGTATTGGCAAAGTTAAAAAAAGTCAAATAAGAACCCCTTGGGTCTGTAATAAATACTGCTAAAATAATATTTAATAATGAAATCATAGTACCATTAAAAATACATAAAAGGGACCTAGAAATCAATTCACTTTTTCTATAAAAAAGCTTATATCCTATGAAAATACTTAAAATAGGAATAAGTAATAATATTAGAATTCTTATTGTTTGAGAAGAGTAGTGTATTAATTCCATTTTGTTAAATAGGGACAAGTTAAAGATATTATATACATCAAAAATTTTAAATTTGGGTGTAAAAAATCCGTAAGATTTTACTAAGTAAAAATAGCCTATAGAAATTATTAGAGATAAAAATACCATTATCCCAAGAGCAACCCCAGTAATTTTCAAGGACATTACTACAGTTTCTTGACTAAAATTAAAATTTTCTTTCAACCTGCTGTAAAACAATTCATTATTCCTTTTATCCATTTTTTTTACATCTTTCTTCGTACCACAATGGGTGCAAAATACACTCTTATCATCTAATGGTTGACCACAATTTTTGCAATACATAAAAACCCTCCTTTTTTTATATATCTAGAAAAAATTATTATACTTTTATGTGTTTACCTTCTCCTTGAAGCAATATATGTATATCATTCTCTCTTTATTCCAATAGGTACACTTTTAACTTTATAGGAAATAGAACTTCCCAATAAAGCAAAACAAGTTCTTGCTGTTAACAGCAAGAACTATTTTTATTTTACAATATTACGCCAATCTAAGTCTCCCCTATCAAGGGCTTTAATAAGTAGTTCTGCTGTAGCTAAATTAGTTGCTAATGGTATATTATGAATGTCACATAATCTCATAACAGCACTAACATCTGGTTCATGTAATTTTGGATTTAGAGGATCTCTTAAAAAAATCACCATATCAATTTGATTATGAGCAATTTGAGCCCCTAATTGTTGCTCTCCACCTAAATGACCTGTTAAGTACTTATGAATATGAAGATTTGTAACTTCCTCAATTAATCTTCCTGTTGTTCCTGTTGCATATAACTCATTTTTACTTAATATATTCCGATAGGCTATACAAAAGTTTTGCATAAGCTTCTTTTTGGTATCATGTGCTACTAATCCTATATTCATTGTTAAAACCTACCCCCTTTTGATTAAGCTTTTTCGCTGCATACTTATATTCAGTACAATGCCTATTCCCATCATTGTACTAATTAATGAACTCAAACCATAACTAACAAATGGTAATGGTATGCCAGTGTTTGGTAAAATAGCTGTTGCAACACCAACATTAACAAATGTTTGAAAAGTTATAATTGATACAACACCAACCACTAATAAAACCCCAAACAAGTCCATTGCATCTTTCGCTATAAGTATACATTTAATTATAATGATAAGCAATGCTACTATAACCAAACTTGCCCCAACAAACCCTAATTCTTCGCCTATTACAGCAAAAATAAAATCTGTCTGTGGTTCAGAAATAAAATTGGTATTTTTAACAGAAGTTACCTCTCCACTATAAATTCCTTTACCATACAATTGACCTGACCCAATGGCTAGTATTGAATTATATTGTTGCCAAGCTTCAGATAATAAATACCTTTCTGGATATCTAAGGGATAATATTCTATTAACTTGGTATGATTTTAATAATTTTTGAGTTGGTTGTTCAACATACCAAAATATAAATGCAAAACTTGGTACAG contains these protein-coding regions:
- a CDS encoding DUF378 domain-containing protein; this translates as MKTLDYIALILVLIGAINWGLVGFFNFDLVAALFGGVNTAFSRVIYAIIGIAGLYAISFFGRLRSEE
- a CDS encoding twitching motility protein PilT, with the translated sequence MISIVAGDTGEGKTRQLISMANKSVKTSKGNIVFIDKCKKYSYEINHKVRLINTGEFPLMNANEFYGFVCGILSEDHDIHEIYFDELLKLAKIDIDSVSSLIDKLKKVSDRYNVHFIISISCELKSLPEYLKEYLVA
- a CDS encoding D-alanyl-D-alanine carboxypeptidase family protein, producing MKRIFIVFIFLILVTSGCRRGNTIVQSFPYPILDTVDTKIDLSDFEQLKPVSQDIFTVSSNFKNSVSININTTASLLIDSYEQNLLYANNIFEKIYPASITKIMTALVLLDYGNLDEEVVITHNFNDLVFNAKRSGISKGDILTLEQLLHSILIDSGNDSAIAIAKHIAGSVEDFAVLMNEKAKELGALDSNFVNPHGLYDENQYSTAYDLYLLFNEGLKNEKFKEIIGLPYYNATYHTIDGKEVKKTWMNTNMYLHSIHQVNNQTIIWGGKTGFITASGYNLVLLSYINNTPYISLIIGSQTRELLYEDMSKILNSIELIKLR
- a CDS encoding zinc-ribbon domain-containing protein, producing the protein MYCKNCGQPLDDKSVFCTHCGTKKDVKKMDKRNNELFYSRLKENFNFSQETVVMSLKITGVALGIMVFLSLIISIGYFYLVKSYGFFTPKFKIFDVYNIFNLSLFNKMELIHYSSQTIRILILLLIPILSIFIGYKLFYRKSELISRSLLCIFNGTMISLLNIILAVFITDPRGSYLTFFNFANTLILLTLLSYLTSLLIDKDGKAVLDTYILKIIKPIVIVSSIFVFIVISYSVFYLKDFINLTFILGLIVLLPNILVYVFLFFFGSGIAIEELRMHIIGLRIGSELYGSFAFLTVFLYLAIILLVFNEYYKMYQKNKDGYSYKAIKSICTIALGNLLLSFYSRQVFEYMRIVNNNDRMYIGVSPINAFLITLLFLSVISFFVYLLKDHSIPRVIQTTLGDFKLIFYIIITIIIMLSVWFGFNTIDATIKYLFGI
- a CDS encoding methylglyoxal synthase codes for the protein MNIGLVAHDTKKKLMQNFCIAYRNILSKNELYATGTTGRLIEEVTNLHIHKYLTGHLGGEQQLGAQIAHNQIDMVIFLRDPLNPKLHEPDVSAVMRLCDIHNIPLATNLATAELLIKALDRGDLDWRNIVK
- a CDS encoding FtsW/RodA/SpoVE family cell cycle protein, with translation MFRHYQFRRFDFLLALLVIAISIFGIIAIASASDESFYKRQIFGLVLGIIVMIVMSLVDYRLLGKFYWIIYLFNIGFLVLVLLIGTNINGATRWINLGFINIQPSEFSKIFMIIFIGMFLEKNKHRINNPFIVLQLLILVAIPMLLITRQPDLSTSLVLIFLVVCMLFVAGISYKYVLTVLGLSVPSFAFIFWYVEQPTQKLLKSYQVNRILSLRYPERYLLSEAWQQYNSILAIGSGQLYGKGIYSGEVTSVKNTNFISEPQTDFIFAVIGEELGFVGASLVIVALLIIIIKCILIAKDAMDLFGVLLVVGVVSIITFQTFVNVGVATAILPNTGIPLPFVSYGLSSLISTMMGIGIVLNISMQRKSLIKRG